A region from the Cellvibrio sp. PSBB006 genome encodes:
- a CDS encoding CinA family protein, which translates to MTQKLTLTTAESCTASMQVCMLAEVPGCGAALQIGYVVYSKESKQSCLGVSLHTIDIFGLTSE; encoded by the coding sequence GTGACCCAAAAATTAACGCTGACAACAGCTGAGTCCTGTACCGCCAGTATGCAGGTATGCATGCTGGCCGAAGTGCCCGGCTGCGGAGCGGCATTACAAATTGGTTACGTTGTCTATTCAAAAGAATCGAAACAATCGTGTCTGGGCGTTAGCTTACATACGATCGATATTTTTGGATTAACCAGCGAATAA
- a CDS encoding mechanosensitive ion channel family protein yields the protein MTIDWMPYLPELKTLAIALGIAFALWLAAHVATRILARVTRPFLFPRLLLEQTKAPLHLIVPLLGVQAVWTAASDELLWMAGLRHITLLLIIGAFTWLGMRVVLAIQKVIIHHHPVNVADNLNARRIQTQTKVLVQTLSFFVLLFGAAAMLITFPAARQFGTSILASAGLAGLAVGFAAKPVLGNLIAGLQIAFTQPIRLDDVVIVANEWGRVEEITGTYVVVKVWDERRLIVPLQWFIENPFQNWTRTTSDLIGSVFFWMDYSVPIDPLRGELERLVKEVPELWDGRVSGLQVTETTENSVQIRVLVSSSDSGKNFDLRCYIREKMISFIAQNYPEGLPKLRATVSEEKEEKKETSTISEPERQPPV from the coding sequence ATGACTATCGACTGGATGCCTTACCTTCCTGAATTAAAAACCCTTGCTATTGCCCTTGGTATCGCCTTCGCACTATGGCTCGCGGCGCATGTGGCCACTAGAATCCTGGCGCGTGTTACGCGGCCTTTTTTATTTCCGCGCCTCCTGTTGGAGCAAACCAAAGCACCCTTGCACCTGATTGTGCCATTGCTTGGTGTCCAGGCGGTATGGACGGCAGCGTCTGATGAATTGTTGTGGATGGCCGGTCTGCGCCATATCACGTTGCTATTGATCATCGGCGCGTTTACCTGGCTGGGTATGCGCGTCGTCCTGGCGATACAGAAAGTCATTATTCATCACCACCCGGTTAATGTTGCAGACAACCTCAACGCCCGTCGCATCCAGACGCAAACCAAAGTGCTGGTGCAGACACTCAGTTTTTTTGTGTTGCTGTTCGGTGCGGCAGCGATGCTCATTACCTTTCCGGCGGCGCGTCAATTTGGTACCAGCATTCTGGCATCCGCCGGCCTCGCCGGTTTGGCAGTGGGTTTTGCGGCCAAGCCGGTATTGGGCAATTTAATTGCCGGGTTGCAGATTGCATTTACCCAACCGATACGGCTCGATGATGTAGTCATCGTCGCGAATGAATGGGGCCGGGTCGAAGAAATTACTGGCACCTATGTGGTGGTGAAAGTCTGGGACGAACGGCGTTTGATCGTGCCTTTGCAATGGTTCATTGAAAACCCGTTCCAGAACTGGACGCGCACCACCTCCGATTTAATTGGGTCGGTATTTTTCTGGATGGATTATTCCGTGCCCATCGATCCGTTACGCGGCGAGCTGGAACGACTGGTTAAGGAAGTGCCGGAATTGTGGGACGGGCGCGTCAGTGGTTTGCAAGTGACCGAAACCACGGAAAATTCCGTGCAGATTCGGGTGCTGGTCAGTTCCAGCGATTCAGGTAAAAACTTTGACCTGCGCTGTTACATTCGCGAGAAGATGATCAGTTTTATTGCGCAGAATTATCCGGAAGGTTTACCCAAATTACGCGCCACTGTCAGCGAAGAAAAAGAAGAGAAAAAGGAAACCTCTACCATCAGTGAACCGGAGCGCCAGCCTCCAGTGTAG
- a CDS encoding glycosyltransferase family 39 protein — translation MPLLTPRVSAVFVSYFHRCYCFCFAIIFSWLFLGVLFENKVYRFNTLAIIVSILGWLAATAYLYRWMSRREALLVRREKPILAVSMLLLFVGQLSLGYWLAVATAWDTEAVYRGAVNLALQGNLGNYRDYFHIFPHNLGATSLLGLLFSTGAALGMEDLYWLGTIYNVVSLTLGSLLVYGICRELKDVKHGLLALWLLTTCIPLQFYTPVFYTDTLSLPFVAALYYFYLRLLKQEVFYKRLLLGIFLGLLCAMGALIKFSVAIVAVAILADLVIRGQLWRQRYSLVAALLIFFILLKSFTAYRDNHLLDERYSDLKRVPHLHWVMMGLKGNGAYNGEDYGYTHSYPTYEQRVDANLARIKERLADYGFRGYLEFLGRKQQLNFGSGIYGVHEMIDDNPQRRNALHEFALDGGRYFDYYKVLAHGHHVLIFLLIIWGLWYDAVTRNKQAATIFAARTAVVGIYLFLLLWEANSRYIINFIPVFVICAVYSFPDAYRVLTALRRTLLDSLRPHDEAEAA, via the coding sequence ATGCCTCTCCTGACGCCGCGCGTTAGCGCTGTTTTTGTTTCGTATTTTCACCGTTGTTATTGCTTCTGTTTTGCCATTATTTTTTCCTGGTTATTTCTCGGTGTGTTATTTGAAAACAAGGTGTACCGCTTTAACACCCTGGCGATTATCGTATCGATTCTGGGATGGCTGGCGGCGACTGCTTACCTGTATCGCTGGATGAGCCGACGGGAAGCGCTGCTGGTTCGACGGGAGAAACCCATTCTTGCGGTCAGTATGTTGTTGCTGTTTGTCGGGCAGTTATCGCTCGGATATTGGTTGGCTGTAGCAACGGCTTGGGATACGGAAGCGGTTTATCGCGGCGCGGTCAATCTGGCATTGCAGGGCAACCTCGGTAACTATCGCGATTACTTCCATATTTTTCCCCACAATCTTGGTGCAACCAGTTTGCTGGGGCTGCTGTTTTCTACCGGCGCAGCGCTGGGCATGGAAGATCTCTATTGGTTGGGCACCATTTACAATGTGGTGTCACTCACCTTGGGCAGTTTATTGGTATATGGCATCTGCCGTGAATTGAAAGATGTTAAACACGGTCTACTTGCGCTCTGGTTGCTCACGACTTGCATCCCCTTGCAATTTTATACTCCGGTATTTTATACCGACACGCTGTCCTTACCCTTCGTTGCGGCGCTCTATTATTTTTACCTGCGTTTATTAAAGCAGGAAGTTTTTTATAAGCGTTTATTGCTGGGCATTTTTCTGGGGCTGCTCTGCGCCATGGGCGCGTTGATAAAATTTTCGGTTGCGATTGTTGCTGTGGCTATCCTGGCGGATCTGGTTATTCGCGGGCAGCTGTGGCGGCAGCGTTACAGTCTTGTTGCAGCGTTGCTGATCTTTTTTATCTTGCTGAAAAGTTTTACCGCCTATCGTGACAATCATCTGCTTGATGAACGCTATTCAGATCTGAAGCGGGTGCCGCATCTCCATTGGGTCATGATGGGGCTGAAAGGCAACGGCGCATACAATGGTGAGGATTATGGATACACCCATAGTTATCCCACCTATGAGCAACGGGTCGACGCTAATCTTGCGCGCATCAAGGAGCGTTTGGCGGATTACGGTTTCCGGGGCTATCTGGAATTCCTGGGCCGCAAGCAGCAATTAAATTTCGGCAGCGGTATTTATGGCGTGCACGAGATGATCGATGACAATCCCCAGCGTCGCAATGCCTTGCATGAGTTTGCGCTGGATGGCGGGCGTTACTTTGATTATTACAAAGTCCTCGCCCACGGCCATCATGTGCTGATATTTTTGTTGATCATCTGGGGCCTGTGGTATGACGCGGTCACCCGCAATAAACAGGCGGCTACTATTTTTGCCGCGCGCACCGCTGTGGTGGGTATTTATCTCTTTTTATTACTGTGGGAGGCTAATTCCCGCTACATCATTAACTTTATTCCGGTCTTCGTTATTTGCGCGGTGTACAGTTTTCCCGATGCATACCGGGTTCTGACCGCCTTGCGTCGCACCCTGCTGGATAGCCTGCGCCCGCACGATGAAGCGGAAGCCGCGTAG
- a CDS encoding DUF2934 domain-containing protein codes for MNLNENRVREFAYQIWESEGKPHGQHHRHWEMACKLAANQSMDGQAAAGNGSGNGSAIAQADAPQKKSRSKKQPAGSETKAVKKAAETKSTTAKTTRQKKAKTLNDTVDTELSPINDGFEGSV; via the coding sequence ATGAACCTCAACGAGAACCGCGTGCGCGAATTCGCTTATCAAATCTGGGAATCCGAAGGTAAACCCCATGGCCAGCATCACCGTCATTGGGAGATGGCCTGCAAGCTGGCCGCTAACCAGAGCATGGACGGGCAGGCTGCTGCCGGTAATGGTTCGGGCAATGGCTCAGCGATAGCCCAGGCCGATGCACCACAGAAAAAATCACGCAGTAAAAAGCAACCGGCGGGCAGTGAGACCAAAGCCGTGAAAAAGGCCGCCGAGACTAAATCCACCACCGCCAAAACCACCCGGCAGAAAAAAGCCAAGACACTCAATGACACGGTGGATACCGAACTCTCACCGATTAACGATGGGTTTGAAGGTTCTGTCTAA
- the treZ gene encoding malto-oligosyltrehalose trehalohydrolase, whose translation MDTLAPRHGARLQKRGTPLSQEATTQFSLWAPDASAIAVKLDNGQLHDLQPLADGWFSRLVPCGAGTGYKFVINGRLEVPDPASRAQVDDVLGMSCVLDQDAYVWQTTAWRGRPWHEAIIYELHVGLLGGFAETEVILPHLVELGVTAIELMPLNEFPGTRNWGYDGAEIFAPESSYGTPDELKHLIDTAHSLGLMVIIDVVYNHFGPEGNYLGQYANDFFREDIQTPWGAAIDFRRREVRDFFCENALMWLEDYRADGLRLDAVHAISEKDFLVELAERVGSAIPTNRHIHLILENEGNNASLLEQGFDAQWNDDGHNILHHLLTGEKEGYYSEFIESPTTKLARFLGEGFIFQGEKSRHGHARGEPSGHLPPTAFVLFLQNHDQVGNRALGERLIDLTDEDSLKVAVILLLLSPMVPLLFMGEEWGTRKPFFYFTDHHAELAKAVCEGRRNEFREFELFSHPEMREKIPDPNDPQTYVNSMIDYRERHEPGHETWWQFYRTLLDLRKRWITPHLPETRVEKVTELAERAVSAAWRLGNGSVLRIDMNLSDNLVKLEGPPGNRRQLFSHRVDSSHWHDATLPPRSAMVTLS comes from the coding sequence ATGGACACGCTCGCTCCGCGCCATGGTGCCCGGTTGCAGAAACGGGGCACCCCGCTATCGCAGGAAGCCACTACCCAATTTTCCCTCTGGGCGCCGGATGCATCGGCAATTGCCGTCAAGCTCGACAATGGCCAACTGCACGACCTGCAACCCCTAGCCGACGGCTGGTTCAGCCGCCTGGTGCCCTGCGGTGCAGGTACGGGCTATAAGTTCGTGATCAATGGCCGCCTTGAGGTGCCGGACCCGGCGTCCCGGGCGCAAGTCGATGATGTGCTGGGCATGAGCTGCGTGCTAGACCAGGACGCCTATGTCTGGCAAACCACAGCCTGGCGTGGCCGCCCCTGGCACGAAGCCATCATTTACGAACTGCATGTCGGCCTGCTCGGCGGGTTTGCGGAGACGGAGGTGATCCTGCCCCATCTGGTCGAGCTGGGGGTAACCGCCATCGAGCTGATGCCGCTCAATGAATTTCCCGGCACGCGCAACTGGGGCTACGACGGTGCCGAGATTTTTGCCCCGGAAAGCAGCTACGGCACGCCGGACGAGCTCAAACATTTAATCGATACCGCCCACAGCCTGGGGCTGATGGTCATTATCGACGTGGTGTACAACCACTTCGGCCCCGAGGGCAATTACCTGGGGCAATATGCCAACGATTTTTTTCGCGAAGACATCCAAACCCCCTGGGGCGCCGCCATCGACTTCCGCCGCCGCGAGGTGCGCGATTTTTTCTGCGAAAACGCCCTGATGTGGCTGGAAGATTACCGTGCCGATGGCCTGCGCCTGGATGCTGTTCATGCCATCAGCGAAAAAGATTTTCTGGTGGAACTGGCCGAGCGGGTCGGCAGTGCTATACCGACCAATCGTCACATCCATCTGATATTGGAGAACGAAGGCAACAATGCCAGTTTGCTAGAACAAGGTTTCGATGCTCAATGGAATGACGATGGCCACAACATCCTTCATCACCTGCTGACCGGGGAGAAGGAAGGTTATTACAGCGAATTTATTGAATCGCCCACCACCAAGCTGGCGCGTTTTCTGGGGGAAGGTTTTATCTTCCAGGGCGAAAAGAGTCGCCACGGCCATGCGCGCGGCGAACCGAGCGGCCATTTGCCGCCCACGGCATTTGTATTGTTTTTGCAGAACCACGACCAGGTCGGCAACCGCGCTTTGGGCGAACGCCTGATTGATCTGACCGACGAAGATTCACTCAAAGTCGCGGTGATCCTGTTGCTCCTGTCACCCATGGTGCCGCTGCTGTTTATGGGCGAGGAGTGGGGCACGCGTAAGCCCTTTTTTTACTTCACCGACCATCACGCCGAATTGGCCAAGGCCGTGTGCGAGGGGCGACGCAATGAGTTCCGGGAATTTGAGCTGTTCAGCCACCCGGAGATGCGCGAAAAAATTCCCGATCCCAATGATCCGCAGACTTACGTGAACTCGATGATCGACTACCGCGAACGCCACGAACCGGGCCATGAAACCTGGTGGCAGTTTTACCGGACGCTGTTGGATCTGCGCAAACGTTGGATCACACCTCACCTGCCAGAGACGCGGGTAGAGAAAGTCACCGAGCTCGCGGAGCGGGCGGTATCGGCCGCCTGGCGCCTGGGCAACGGCAGCGTGTTGCGGATCGATATGAATCTGAGCGACAACCTGGTGAAGCTGGAAGGCCCGCCCGGCAACCGCCGCCAGCTGTTCAGCCACCGGGTTGACAGCAGCCACTGGCACGACGCAACCCTGCCACCGCGCAGCGCCATGGTGACCCTCAGTTAA
- a CDS encoding malto-oligosyltrehalose synthase, with the protein MLRATLRLQFHQGFTLDDAVPLVPYFARLGISHIYASPLLKARPGSLHGYDVVDPTRVNPELGGEAALERLVAALRKHKMGLIADFVSNHMAVGGDANPWWLDVLEWGISSPYARFFDIQWNSHDPLLKGQLLVPFLRTDYGEVLAANEIGLHFDADHGSFYANHYDHRFPLYPPSYGEILRNTGVDDLLTLVRPFEALERSPNYWQAAQELRQELAHIAQAPDMRLAIQHALSRYEVKPDGEFSQDNFNRLHNLLEAQHYRLASWRTAADDINWRRFFDINELGGLRVEKAEVFEATHAKMFELIERGLVDGLRIDHIDGLANPRAYCRKLRRRLNGLQAKRPAPLTDEHLPIYVEKILGDGEQLPADWHTDGTTGYEFMNEMSLLQQDPVGEIQLSDLWTSITGRTASFMEEVREARAQVLSSSLAGDFESLAQELLLVARTDINTRDLTLGAIRRALFELIVHFPVYRTYAGVNGRSVQDRQIFEKALAGARTTLAESDWPLLNYLDLWLGGQRLCEMAPGANRKQRRKVIARFQQLTSPAAAKAVEDTACYRSAVSLARNDVGFDPQHFSTTLKDFHHRCSERAAHFPDNLLTTATHDHKRGEDTRARLGVLSERAVWFSEKVEHWQQQTGNLRSDLDDGLAPSPADELMLYQTLLGSWPLRLEPDDAAGMQTYLERLLRWQEKALREAKLRTHWSAPNTAYETVCRDFLTRLLTDEAYRELRHDIAAAAMAIAPAGAVNSLSQCLLRTTLPGVPDLYQGADFWDFSLVDPDNRRPVDFEARVAALSTHSNLNELITQWHDGRVKQYLLAAVLNLREAHAELFCLGNYEALEVEGEHAGRVVAFCRRHGDEYLIGVAPRLVAGLLGNQICPHPDSAAWQDTRIRLPEPLRQASLSGVFSGTLKPRQGTLAIAEVLAEFPVNLLYFKRDPATPHHT; encoded by the coding sequence ATGCTGCGCGCGACACTTCGTTTGCAATTCCACCAGGGCTTTACCCTGGACGACGCGGTACCTCTGGTACCTTATTTTGCGCGCCTGGGTATCAGCCACATCTACGCATCACCACTACTCAAGGCCCGCCCCGGCTCCCTCCACGGCTACGATGTGGTAGACCCCACCCGGGTAAATCCTGAACTGGGCGGCGAGGCGGCGCTGGAACGCCTGGTCGCTGCGCTACGCAAACACAAGATGGGGTTGATTGCGGATTTTGTCTCCAACCATATGGCGGTGGGTGGCGATGCCAACCCCTGGTGGCTGGACGTACTGGAGTGGGGCATCAGCAGCCCCTATGCGCGCTTTTTTGATATCCAATGGAATTCCCATGACCCTCTGCTGAAAGGCCAGCTGCTGGTACCTTTCCTGCGCACAGACTATGGCGAAGTGCTCGCCGCCAATGAAATTGGCCTGCATTTTGATGCAGACCACGGCAGCTTTTACGCCAACCATTACGACCACCGCTTTCCCCTTTACCCACCCAGCTACGGCGAGATTCTGCGTAACACCGGTGTCGATGATCTGCTGACGCTGGTGCGCCCTTTTGAAGCGCTGGAACGCAGTCCCAATTACTGGCAAGCCGCACAGGAATTGCGTCAGGAGCTGGCACATATTGCCCAGGCGCCGGATATGCGTTTGGCCATCCAGCACGCGCTGTCGCGCTATGAGGTTAAGCCGGACGGCGAATTCAGCCAGGACAACTTCAACCGCCTGCACAACCTGCTGGAAGCCCAGCATTACCGCCTCGCCAGCTGGCGCACGGCGGCGGATGACATTAACTGGCGCCGGTTCTTCGACATCAATGAACTGGGCGGCCTGCGGGTAGAAAAAGCGGAAGTCTTCGAAGCGACCCACGCCAAGATGTTTGAGTTGATTGAACGAGGGTTGGTGGACGGCTTACGCATCGACCACATCGACGGCCTGGCCAACCCCCGCGCCTACTGTCGCAAACTGCGGCGGCGCCTCAACGGCTTGCAAGCCAAGCGCCCCGCGCCGCTGACGGATGAACATCTCCCCATTTATGTGGAAAAAATCCTGGGCGATGGCGAACAACTGCCCGCCGACTGGCACACCGACGGCACTACCGGCTACGAGTTCATGAATGAGATGTCCCTGCTGCAACAGGACCCGGTTGGCGAAATCCAGCTCAGCGACCTGTGGACCAGCATCACCGGGCGCACCGCCAGTTTCATGGAAGAGGTACGCGAGGCGCGCGCCCAGGTGTTATCCAGCTCGCTCGCCGGGGATTTTGAAAGCCTTGCGCAGGAACTGCTGCTGGTCGCGCGCACTGATATCAATACCCGCGACCTGACCCTCGGCGCTATTCGCCGGGCGTTGTTTGAGCTGATCGTGCATTTTCCGGTGTACCGCACCTATGCCGGGGTTAATGGGCGGTCGGTGCAGGATCGGCAGATCTTCGAGAAAGCATTGGCCGGGGCACGCACCACGTTGGCCGAAAGCGACTGGCCCTTGTTGAACTATCTGGACCTCTGGCTGGGCGGCCAGCGATTGTGTGAGATGGCGCCCGGCGCCAACCGCAAACAGCGCCGCAAGGTCATCGCCCGCTTCCAGCAACTGACCTCACCCGCCGCCGCCAAAGCGGTGGAAGATACTGCCTGCTATCGCTCTGCCGTCAGCCTCGCGCGCAACGACGTAGGTTTTGACCCCCAGCATTTTTCTACCACGCTGAAAGATTTCCACCACCGCTGCAGCGAACGCGCCGCGCATTTTCCCGACAACCTGCTCACCACCGCCACCCACGATCACAAACGCGGTGAAGACACCCGCGCACGCCTGGGTGTGCTGAGCGAGCGCGCCGTCTGGTTCAGCGAAAAAGTGGAGCACTGGCAACAACAGACCGGCAACCTGCGCAGCGACCTGGACGATGGCCTCGCGCCCTCACCCGCCGATGAACTCATGCTCTACCAGACCCTCCTCGGCAGTTGGCCGTTGCGGCTGGAGCCAGATGACGCAGCGGGGATGCAAACCTACCTGGAGCGTCTGCTGCGTTGGCAGGAAAAAGCCCTGCGGGAAGCCAAGCTGCGCACCCACTGGAGCGCACCCAACACCGCTTATGAAACCGTTTGCCGCGATTTCCTGACCCGGCTACTGACGGATGAAGCCTACCGGGAATTGCGCCACGACATCGCGGCGGCGGCTATGGCCATCGCACCTGCCGGTGCCGTCAACAGCCTCAGCCAATGCCTGCTGCGCACCACCCTGCCTGGCGTACCGGATTTGTATCAGGGCGCCGACTTCTGGGATTTCAGCCTGGTGGACCCGGACAACCGCCGCCCGGTGGACTTCGAAGCGCGGGTCGCCGCCCTGTCCACCCACAGCAACCTCAATGAATTGATTACCCAATGGCACGATGGCCGCGTCAAGCAATACCTGCTGGCAGCCGTACTAAACCTGCGCGAAGCCCATGCCGAACTCTTCTGCCTGGGTAACTACGAGGCACTGGAAGTGGAGGGCGAACACGCCGGGCGGGTTGTCGCCTTCTGCCGCCGCCATGGCGATGAATACCTGATCGGGGTCGCACCGCGTCTGGTCGCCGGACTATTAGGCAACCAGATATGCCCTCACCCTGATTCCGCCGCCTGGCAGGACACCCGCATCCGCCTGCCGGAGCCACTGCGCCAAGCGTCATTATCCGGGGTCTTTTCCGGCACCCTCAAGCCGCGCCAGGGCACCCTGGCCATCGCTGAGGTGCTGGCGGAATTCCCGGTCAACCTCTTGTATTTCAAGCGCGACCCAGCAACACCCCATCACACGTAA
- the glgA gene encoding glycogen synthase GlgA: MGHAVALSRFENLDVLLTRNQRYSRKPQAEKQKQKILFVTSEYSDLVKVGGLGDVSSALPKALAPDYDIRVLIPGYPQIINSGFPLRIVGSVPAQGEIPACRIARMNLPSGQVLYVLLCPELYERMGTPYGDNHGQDWPDNPVRFARLGLAAAEIAADQANLRWKPDLVHANDWPAGLAPAYMRWRGQDTPSVFTIHNLAYQGLCSTEYSESLGLAPEALQINGMEFYGKLSFLKAGISYADHITTVSKTYAWEITTPAFGCGLHGLLKQKFDRGRLSGIANGIDDNWDPKTDHHLVKNYDPCYREGKAANARYVEQMFGLRAGPGPLFAVVSRLVQQKGIDLTIAISESIVKAGGRLAIIGCGEPALEEELVKLAQRYPKDVGVHIGFNETDARRMFAGSDFLLMPSRFEPCGLSQMYAQRYGSLPIARHTGGLVDTINDGVTGFLFQQAQPDVYWKAIQRAFNVYRRPDLLHAMRSQAMLTPLTWRQSVRPYDQLYRQLMASSVSQLIPAEGGLRA; this comes from the coding sequence ATGGGACACGCTGTTGCGCTCTCCCGGTTTGAAAATTTGGATGTCCTGTTAACGCGCAATCAGCGATATTCGCGTAAGCCGCAAGCAGAAAAACAAAAGCAAAAAATCCTGTTTGTCACGTCAGAATATAGCGATCTGGTCAAGGTAGGTGGTTTAGGTGACGTGTCTTCTGCCCTACCCAAAGCTCTGGCGCCGGATTATGACATCCGGGTTTTGATTCCCGGTTACCCGCAAATTATCAACAGTGGTTTTCCGCTGCGCATTGTCGGCAGCGTACCGGCCCAGGGAGAAATTCCTGCTTGTCGCATTGCGCGCATGAACTTACCCAGCGGGCAGGTGCTGTATGTGTTGTTGTGCCCGGAATTGTATGAGCGCATGGGCACGCCTTACGGCGATAACCACGGCCAGGATTGGCCGGACAATCCCGTGCGTTTCGCGCGCCTCGGATTAGCAGCAGCGGAGATTGCCGCCGACCAGGCCAACCTCCGCTGGAAGCCGGATCTGGTCCATGCCAACGACTGGCCCGCCGGATTGGCGCCCGCCTATATGCGCTGGCGCGGGCAAGACACCCCCAGCGTCTTTACGATTCACAATCTTGCCTATCAGGGTTTATGCAGCACTGAGTACAGCGAATCTCTCGGGCTTGCACCGGAGGCATTACAGATCAACGGTATGGAGTTCTACGGCAAGCTGTCATTCCTGAAAGCGGGGATCAGCTACGCAGACCACATCACCACCGTCAGCAAGACCTACGCCTGGGAAATCACCACCCCCGCGTTCGGTTGCGGACTGCACGGCTTATTGAAGCAAAAATTTGACCGCGGTCGATTGAGCGGCATCGCCAACGGCATTGATGACAATTGGGACCCCAAAACCGATCACCATCTGGTGAAAAACTACGACCCTTGCTACCGCGAAGGCAAGGCCGCCAACGCCCGCTACGTGGAACAGATGTTCGGCTTGCGCGCCGGCCCCGGCCCGCTTTTTGCTGTAGTTTCACGACTGGTACAGCAAAAAGGTATCGATCTGACGATCGCGATCAGCGAGTCCATCGTCAAAGCCGGTGGCCGCCTGGCGATCATCGGTTGCGGTGAACCCGCCCTGGAGGAAGAACTGGTGAAACTGGCCCAGCGGTATCCAAAGGACGTCGGTGTGCACATTGGTTTTAACGAAACCGATGCGCGCCGTATGTTCGCTGGCAGCGATTTCCTGCTGATGCCCTCGCGTTTTGAACCCTGCGGATTGAGCCAGATGTACGCCCAGCGTTACGGCTCACTGCCCATCGCGCGCCATACCGGCGGACTGGTGGATACCATCAATGACGGCGTAACCGGATTCCTGTTTCAACAGGCCCAGCCAGACGTATATTGGAAAGCCATCCAGCGGGCATTCAATGTATATCGCCGCCCGGACTTGCTGCACGCCATGCGCAGCCAGGCCATGCTGACGCCGCTCACCTGGCGCCAGTCTGTGCGTCCTTACGACCAACTGTATCGCCAACTCATGGCCAGTTCGGTGAGCCAACTAATTCCAGCGGAAGGAGGTCTGCGCGCTTGA